The following proteins are co-located in the Paludibaculum fermentans genome:
- the fliF gene encoding flagellar basal-body MS-ring/collar protein FliF, giving the protein MGQFKQILAGLTLRQRLVILVATAAVVAGIVFGIHWNKERDLRPLFTEVSAEDSGALVERLKAANVAYKVADNGTILVPSARVAELRIEMAAAGLPRTGRLGFELFDKTNLGTTDFAEHVNFRRALEGELERSVISLAEVDRARVHVTFAKESVFADTRQPAKASVMLRLRPGAKLSAANVVAIQHLTSSAVEGLAPESVSVLDMSGNLLSKPHRDADSDTGNSSAMLEFRQGLERDYLAKIRSTLDPLLGSEKYRAGISLECDFTSGEQSEEVFDPNRSVMLTSQKTEDASGLAATAGVPGAASNLPRPVPRAGSSGGGVSRKTENVSYQTSRTIKHLKLPLGTVKRLSVSILLDQALRWEGTGPKARRVLEPLSPDTLKIVKDVVAGTVGFQAERGDALLVETLPFEATLALPPPEAPPSRQAPAVGPSGYSMPAWMKPLLDKAPLPVWLGAAFALLVVLGVVIFIVMRGLIRRRRPTVHAVEAGAPQLQGSPPKDEKNFEEQAMAVMAGNQSEQDRVDREALLSLQMPPQTKKAEVLKKVIMEESKRDPAATAQLIRTWLSEQRS; this is encoded by the coding sequence ATGGGCCAGTTCAAGCAAATCCTCGCCGGTCTGACGCTGCGCCAGCGGCTCGTCATCCTGGTGGCCACCGCCGCCGTAGTGGCCGGCATCGTGTTCGGCATCCACTGGAACAAGGAACGCGACCTGCGCCCGCTCTTCACGGAAGTCAGCGCCGAGGATTCCGGCGCGCTGGTGGAACGGCTCAAGGCCGCCAACGTCGCTTACAAAGTGGCCGACAACGGTACGATCCTCGTCCCGTCGGCGCGTGTGGCGGAGCTCCGCATCGAGATGGCCGCGGCCGGCCTGCCGCGCACCGGGCGCCTGGGTTTTGAGCTCTTCGACAAGACAAACCTCGGCACGACAGACTTCGCCGAGCATGTGAACTTCCGCCGCGCCCTGGAGGGTGAACTCGAACGCAGTGTCATCTCCCTGGCCGAGGTCGACCGCGCCCGAGTCCACGTGACGTTCGCCAAGGAGTCGGTTTTCGCCGATACGCGCCAGCCGGCCAAGGCCAGCGTGATGCTGCGGCTGCGGCCCGGCGCGAAACTCTCGGCCGCCAATGTCGTGGCGATTCAGCACCTGACGTCCAGCGCCGTGGAAGGGCTGGCGCCCGAGTCCGTCTCCGTTCTCGACATGAGCGGCAACCTGCTCAGCAAGCCGCACCGCGATGCCGATTCGGATACAGGCAACTCCAGCGCCATGTTGGAGTTCCGGCAGGGGCTGGAGCGCGACTACCTGGCCAAGATCCGCTCCACGCTCGACCCCCTGCTGGGCTCAGAGAAGTACCGCGCCGGTATCAGCCTGGAGTGCGACTTCACCAGCGGCGAGCAGAGCGAGGAGGTCTTCGATCCCAACCGCTCCGTCATGCTCACGTCGCAAAAGACTGAGGACGCCAGCGGGCTCGCGGCCACTGCCGGAGTCCCCGGTGCGGCCTCCAACTTGCCCCGGCCGGTCCCTCGCGCCGGCAGTTCGGGTGGCGGCGTCTCGCGCAAGACGGAAAACGTCTCCTACCAGACAAGCCGCACCATCAAGCATCTGAAACTGCCTCTCGGCACGGTGAAGCGGCTCTCCGTTTCCATCCTGCTGGACCAGGCGTTGCGCTGGGAGGGCACCGGCCCCAAGGCGCGGCGTGTGCTGGAGCCGCTCTCGCCCGACACGCTCAAAATCGTCAAGGACGTCGTCGCCGGCACGGTCGGCTTCCAGGCGGAGCGCGGTGACGCGCTGCTGGTGGAAACCCTGCCCTTTGAAGCGACCCTCGCCCTACCGCCGCCCGAGGCGCCCCCGTCCCGCCAGGCGCCCGCCGTCGGCCCCAGCGGCTACAGCATGCCGGCCTGGATGAAGCCGCTGCTCGACAAGGCGCCGCTACCCGTCTGGTTGGGCGCTGCGTTCGCCCTGCTGGTAGTACTCGGGGTTGTGATCTTCATCGTGATGCGCGGCTTGATTCGCAGGCGCCGCCCGACGGTGCACGCGGTCGAAGCGGGCGCGCCTCAGCTTCAAGGTTCGCCGCCGAAGGACGAAAAGAACTTCGAGGAGCAGGCGATGGCGGTCATGGCGGGCAACCAGTCGGAACAGGATCGCGTGGATCGCGAGGCGCTGCTCTCCCTGCAGATGCCTCCGCAGACCAAGAAGGCTGAGGTGTTGAAGAAAGTGATCATGGAGGAGTCGAAGAGGGATCCCGCCGCCACGGCGCAACTCATCCGGACCTGGTTGTCGGAGCAGCGTTCATGA
- the fliG gene encoding flagellar motor switch protein FliG: protein MITNMTPDKEAAAPKYSGAQKAAVLMLTLGDQLGGEVLKHMEEDEVADIGKELARIPTITAEDAESILEEFYQMSMAHDYVLKGGIDYARKILINAFGAEAAKKILDRLVKMLGHEAASFDALQKADPQQLAKFIHSEHPQTIALILSHLNPSQAAGLLFSLPVDLRADVSLRMASLDQISPEIISKIAIIIGQKLKALGELSRESYGGVRAVAEMFNRLDSSSSKEILDNIEHNDANLAETIRHLMFVFEDLLLIDQNAIKEVLGRIDRKVLTVALKGTSEQLKNHFLQSMSQRGAEMMREDMDSLGPVKIKEVEASQQQIISIVRQLETEGVISLKGTVGEQYVV from the coding sequence ATGATCACGAACATGACGCCCGACAAGGAAGCGGCCGCTCCGAAGTATTCGGGCGCGCAGAAAGCCGCGGTCCTCATGCTCACCCTGGGCGACCAGCTTGGCGGCGAAGTACTGAAGCATATGGAGGAGGACGAGGTCGCCGACATCGGCAAGGAACTCGCCCGAATCCCCACCATCACCGCGGAGGATGCGGAGTCGATTCTGGAAGAGTTCTACCAGATGTCGATGGCCCACGACTATGTCCTCAAGGGCGGCATCGACTACGCGCGCAAGATCCTCATCAATGCCTTCGGGGCCGAGGCCGCCAAGAAAATCCTGGATCGGCTGGTAAAGATGTTGGGCCACGAGGCGGCCAGCTTTGATGCTCTCCAGAAGGCGGACCCGCAGCAACTCGCCAAGTTCATCCACAGCGAGCATCCGCAGACCATCGCCCTGATCCTGAGCCACCTGAATCCATCGCAGGCGGCGGGGCTCCTCTTCTCCCTGCCGGTCGACCTGCGGGCCGATGTTTCGTTGCGCATGGCGAGCCTGGATCAGATTTCGCCGGAGATTATCTCCAAGATTGCCATCATTATCGGGCAAAAACTAAAAGCATTGGGTGAACTCAGTCGTGAATCCTATGGCGGTGTTCGCGCCGTGGCCGAGATGTTCAACCGTCTCGACTCCTCCTCCAGCAAAGAGATTCTGGACAACATTGAACACAATGACGCGAACCTGGCTGAGACGATTCGCCACCTGATGTTCGTGTTTGAGGACCTCCTGCTGATCGACCAGAACGCCATCAAGGAGGTGCTGGGCCGCATCGACCGCAAGGTGCTCACCGTCGCCTTGAAGGGGACCAGCGAGCAGCTGAAGAACCACTTCCTGCAGAGCATGTCCCAGCGCGGTGCCGAGATGATGCGCGAAGACATGGACTCGCTGGGCCCGGTCAAGATCAAGGAGGTCGAGGCTTCGCAGCAGCAGATCATCTCCATCGTGCGCCAGTTAGAGACCGAGGGCGTCATCAGCCTGAAGGGTACTGTTGGCGAACAGTATGTCGTTTAA
- a CDS encoding FliH/SctL family protein has product MSFKAMASRIRPAGAELLLPVVEWPRVGDPVAKPEVLPGRPQEAHSQAAPPQSAPPQSVEKQKAEIQRMVDQQVQARLQSERQESFRQGEAAGRQKAAAETEAVVERMARSIEETAGMKGRLRRQAERDVVALALAMARRVLRRQIVIDEEALLGLVKAAFENVSLREVTEVRVHPQFVARLQGHLSRIGAPEAIRIQGDPGLEIGGVIVETGRGSLDASIDTQMDEIARGLSDALTLREGAA; this is encoded by the coding sequence ATGTCGTTTAAAGCCATGGCGTCGAGAATCCGCCCGGCCGGCGCGGAGTTGCTTCTGCCCGTGGTCGAGTGGCCTCGTGTCGGGGACCCCGTGGCCAAGCCGGAAGTTCTACCCGGTCGTCCGCAGGAGGCGCACTCGCAGGCCGCGCCTCCGCAGTCCGCGCCTCCGCAGTCCGTTGAGAAGCAGAAGGCGGAGATCCAGAGGATGGTCGACCAGCAGGTCCAGGCACGATTGCAGTCGGAACGGCAGGAGTCGTTCCGGCAGGGCGAGGCCGCGGGCCGGCAGAAGGCTGCCGCTGAAACGGAGGCGGTGGTGGAGCGCATGGCCCGTTCCATTGAGGAAACTGCCGGCATGAAGGGCCGCCTGCGCCGCCAGGCTGAGCGCGATGTGGTGGCTTTGGCACTGGCGATGGCGCGGCGAGTCCTGCGCCGCCAGATCGTGATCGACGAAGAGGCGCTACTCGGCCTGGTGAAGGCCGCGTTCGAGAACGTCTCGCTGCGGGAAGTGACCGAGGTCCGCGTCCATCCCCAGTTTGTCGCCCGCCTTCAGGGCCATTTGAGCCGCATCGGCGCACCCGAGGCGATCCGCATTCAGGGCGATCCGGGGCTCGAGATTGGAGGCGTGATCGTCGAAACGGGGCGGGGCAGCCTCGACGCCTCCATTGATACGCAAATGGACGAGATCGCCCGCGGTCTCTCCGACGCTTTGACTTTACGGGAGGGTGCGGCATGA
- a CDS encoding FliI/YscN family ATPase — MSAPWMDVARLERAIANSKPVRSIGTVTRTVGLLVESRGPAVGVGEFCEILTRAGTQIRTQVIGFRDGQVLSMPLEEVAGLQLGDTIVARAGESRVAVSDGLIGRVLDGFGRPMDGGPPVEPEAWYDIYAAPPGPLERESITDPLVTGIRALDGFLTCGRGQRVGIFGGSGVGKSTLLGSLIRHHNADVAVLALVGERNREVRDFIEHEIGPEGMKKTVLVVATSDRPSPLRVRACFLALAVAEYFRDKGKDVLLIADSVTRLAMAQREIGLAAGEPPSQKGYTPSVFQMLPRVFERAGRFKHGSITAFFTVLVEGDDMNEPIADAVRGILDGHIVLSRALGQKGHYPAIDVLQSVSRLASRVAKGEQKDAANRLRETLALLQSSEDLIRIGAYIGGSNAQLDSAIARQKEIQDFLRQKPEEHTPIGETLQRMRRLVTGE; from the coding sequence ATGAGCGCCCCCTGGATGGACGTGGCTCGCCTGGAGCGTGCCATCGCCAACAGCAAACCCGTGCGATCCATCGGCACCGTCACTCGGACCGTCGGCCTGCTGGTGGAATCGCGCGGGCCCGCTGTCGGGGTGGGCGAATTCTGCGAGATCCTGACCCGCGCCGGCACTCAAATCCGTACTCAGGTGATCGGATTCAGGGACGGCCAGGTTCTCTCGATGCCCCTGGAGGAAGTAGCCGGTCTCCAACTCGGAGACACGATCGTGGCCCGGGCAGGGGAGTCGCGAGTGGCCGTCTCCGACGGTCTGATCGGCCGTGTTCTGGACGGTTTTGGCCGGCCCATGGACGGTGGACCGCCGGTCGAGCCGGAAGCATGGTACGACATCTATGCCGCGCCGCCCGGACCGCTGGAACGCGAATCGATCACCGACCCGCTCGTCACCGGCATCCGGGCGTTGGACGGTTTCCTCACCTGCGGCCGCGGCCAGCGTGTCGGCATCTTCGGCGGCAGCGGCGTCGGCAAGAGCACTCTCTTGGGAAGCCTGATCCGCCATCACAATGCCGATGTGGCGGTCCTGGCGCTCGTAGGCGAGCGCAACCGCGAGGTGCGCGACTTCATTGAGCACGAGATCGGGCCGGAGGGCATGAAGAAGACCGTCCTGGTGGTGGCGACCTCTGACCGGCCGTCGCCGCTCCGGGTTCGGGCCTGCTTCCTGGCCCTGGCCGTCGCCGAGTACTTTCGCGACAAGGGGAAAGATGTCCTGCTGATCGCCGACTCGGTCACCCGCCTGGCCATGGCCCAGCGCGAGATCGGGTTGGCGGCCGGAGAGCCGCCCAGCCAGAAGGGCTACACCCCCAGCGTGTTCCAGATGCTGCCGCGCGTCTTTGAGCGCGCCGGCCGGTTCAAACACGGCTCCATCACCGCGTTTTTCACCGTACTCGTGGAGGGCGACGACATGAACGAGCCGATCGCCGACGCGGTACGCGGCATTCTCGATGGACATATAGTGCTATCCCGCGCGCTGGGCCAGAAGGGGCACTATCCGGCAATCGACGTCCTGCAATCGGTCTCGCGTTTGGCTTCGCGTGTCGCAAAGGGTGAGCAGAAGGACGCGGCGAACCGGCTCAGGGAGACCCTTGCGTTACTACAGTCGTCAGAAGATCTCATCCGCATCGGGGCCTATATCGGCGGCAGCAATGCGCAGCTCGATTCGGCGATCGCGCGCCAGAAGGAAATCCAGGACTTTCTCCGGCAGAAACCGGAGGAGCACACGCCCATCGGGGAGACGCTGCAGCGTATGAGACGGCTTGTCACAGGAGAGTAA
- a CDS encoding flagellar export protein FliJ yields the protein MKKFLFPLEKLRMFRQSSLDQQLVALESALAEARDLEERQEALALEERRATTAVRSLKIVPVQELVALEAFRHWTEKELLKLQADAVRIEQKIQERREAVVAAQIEVESLTTLRESRLHAWRAEVDRETEATVAELVVARWGRDER from the coding sequence ATGAAGAAATTCCTGTTTCCGCTTGAAAAATTGAGAATGTTTCGCCAGTCATCGCTCGATCAGCAGCTCGTCGCGCTGGAGAGCGCGCTGGCCGAAGCGCGGGATCTGGAGGAGCGGCAAGAGGCGCTTGCCCTGGAGGAGCGCCGGGCGACCACCGCCGTGCGCAGCTTGAAGATCGTCCCGGTTCAGGAATTGGTGGCCCTGGAGGCGTTCCGGCATTGGACGGAGAAGGAACTACTGAAGCTTCAAGCGGATGCCGTTCGGATCGAGCAGAAGATCCAGGAGCGGCGGGAAGCGGTTGTAGCGGCGCAGATCGAGGTGGAATCGCTGACCACCCTACGTGAAAGCCGGCTGCACGCCTGGCGCGCCGAGGTGGATCGGGAGACCGAGGCGACCGTGGCCGAACTGGTCGTGGCGCGATGGGGGCGCGATGAGCGCTAA
- a CDS encoding protein-disulfide reductase DsbD family protein: protein MRSKSSVGRPAPQTTPKSSRLLALALLSTLCAFGQRPTPATWTLTPSSPRVAPGSTFTAELKLKLQEPWHMYSLTTPKPGPTGGPTTTTVKLAESPAIAKFDIWTPKPVRHFDPNFNLDTETYSGEKTFVVQVELAKDAPAGPLELTAQMRYQLCTEKECLPPKKVTAIAKVEVAANAAATKSDIPAGLVKFEPAATAPTPAAATPAGQAPAGGQKQDLGSFLLLAFGFGLAAIFTPCVFPMIPITMSFFLNQQGGGGRRQALTQAIVFCLGIVVLFTGIGFGLSAALGPFAVVQLGSNPWVNGLICLVFFAFGLSLLGAFEITLPTGLLTKLNIASNQGGIVGTLLMGLTFSLASFACIGPFMGTLLAASVGGDKMQPILGMLAFSSALSSPFFLLALFPSFLKKMPRSGGWMARVKIVLGFLVMAALLKYLSNVDQVLQLGLLTRERFLALWVVLFALPGLYLLGFLRMEGIRADEDVTPSRLLVGIALLGFALSLIPGMNGGRLGELEAYIPAPPEGSASSSTGTTSSKWMKNDFDGAIAKAKAENKKVLVAFTGYACTNCHWMKANMFPRPEIAEALGNFVLVELYTDGTDAASEQNQQRQDNLFKTVAIPYYAIFDAEQQPKGSYAGLTKDPQEFLKFLNSSSSGS from the coding sequence TTGAGATCGAAATCCAGCGTTGGCAGGCCAGCTCCACAAACGACCCCGAAGTCTAGCCGCCTCCTCGCTCTCGCCCTCCTCTCCACCCTTTGCGCATTCGGCCAGAGGCCTACCCCCGCCACCTGGACCCTCACTCCGTCTTCTCCTCGGGTCGCCCCTGGAAGCACCTTCACCGCGGAACTGAAACTAAAACTTCAGGAACCGTGGCACATGTACTCGCTGACGACGCCGAAGCCGGGACCGACGGGTGGCCCTACTACGACAACCGTCAAACTGGCAGAGTCCCCGGCCATCGCCAAGTTCGACATCTGGACTCCGAAGCCCGTCCGTCACTTCGACCCTAACTTTAACCTGGACACCGAAACCTATTCAGGCGAGAAGACTTTTGTGGTTCAGGTCGAGCTGGCGAAAGACGCTCCGGCGGGTCCGCTGGAACTCACGGCGCAAATGCGCTATCAGCTCTGCACCGAGAAGGAATGCCTACCGCCCAAGAAGGTGACGGCTATCGCAAAGGTCGAAGTAGCCGCGAACGCCGCAGCCACAAAGAGCGACATTCCGGCAGGTCTGGTGAAGTTTGAACCAGCCGCCACGGCGCCAACCCCTGCGGCGGCGACTCCGGCCGGCCAGGCGCCTGCAGGCGGCCAGAAACAGGATCTGGGATCGTTCCTGCTGTTGGCTTTCGGCTTCGGCTTGGCAGCCATCTTCACACCTTGCGTCTTCCCGATGATCCCCATCACCATGTCGTTCTTTCTGAACCAGCAGGGTGGCGGCGGGCGCCGGCAGGCACTCACGCAGGCCATCGTATTCTGCCTGGGGATCGTTGTCCTGTTCACTGGCATCGGCTTCGGCTTGAGCGCGGCCCTGGGCCCGTTCGCCGTGGTCCAGCTGGGTTCGAACCCCTGGGTCAATGGGCTGATCTGTCTTGTTTTCTTCGCCTTTGGCCTCAGCCTCTTAGGTGCTTTCGAGATCACGCTGCCCACGGGCCTCCTGACCAAGTTGAACATCGCCTCCAATCAGGGCGGCATCGTCGGGACGCTGTTAATGGGGCTCACGTTCAGCCTGGCGTCGTTTGCCTGCATCGGACCGTTCATGGGTACTCTGCTCGCGGCCTCGGTCGGCGGTGACAAGATGCAGCCCATCCTGGGCATGCTGGCGTTCTCCAGCGCCCTCTCGTCGCCATTCTTCCTGCTGGCGCTCTTCCCGTCCTTCCTGAAGAAGATGCCCCGCAGCGGCGGCTGGATGGCACGCGTCAAAATCGTTTTGGGCTTTCTGGTTATGGCCGCTTTGTTAAAGTACTTGTCGAATGTCGACCAGGTGCTGCAACTGGGGCTCCTGACCCGGGAACGCTTTCTCGCTTTGTGGGTGGTGCTGTTTGCCCTACCCGGCTTGTACCTGCTCGGCTTCCTCAGAATGGAAGGCATCCGCGCTGATGAGGATGTCACGCCCTCCCGGCTTTTAGTCGGCATTGCGCTGCTCGGTTTCGCGCTCAGCCTGATTCCCGGCATGAACGGCGGCCGCCTGGGCGAACTCGAGGCCTACATTCCCGCACCGCCGGAAGGCTCGGCCTCAAGTTCTACTGGAACTACTTCCTCTAAGTGGATGAAAAATGACTTCGATGGCGCGATTGCCAAAGCCAAGGCCGAGAACAAGAAGGTGCTCGTTGCCTTTACCGGCTACGCCTGCACCAACTGCCATTGGATGAAGGCGAACATGTTCCCGCGACCCGAGATCGCCGAAGCGCTCGGCAATTTCGTGCTGGTCGAACTCTATACCGACGGGACCGATGCCGCCAGCGAGCAGAACCAGCAGCGGCAGGACAACCTCTTCAAGACGGTCGCGATTCCGTACTATGCGATCTTCGATGCCGAGCAGCAGCCGAAGGGCTCCTACGCCGGCCTGACCAAGGACCCGCAAGAGTTCCTGAAGTTCTTGAACTCTAGCTCTAGCGGCTCTTGA